One Aphidius gifuensis isolate YNYX2018 linkage group LG5, ASM1490517v1, whole genome shotgun sequence genomic region harbors:
- the LOC122857617 gene encoding alpha-mannosidase 2-like, translating to MKMIKLIRRYFKWLVIIGMVSLISMILITYFMIDDKLLKGLKSSKVTVENDNPIKLENRISKLENDVNHNKKVLNEIQEILFHKKLIDTNKKNAPLNKLLYQNNVNKNLTCNHNSLKIPNVDIQMLDLYRQLDFDNPDGGVWKQGWPITYDEKQWNTTRKLNVFVVPHSHNDPGWLETFEKYYEHKTQRILSNMVTKLSYDKRRKFIWAEISFFKLWWDDQSSDTKKLVKRLIVDGQLEIVGGGWVMPDEAVSHWSAQLTQLTQGHQWLKENLDYIPMSSWAIDPFGLSPTMPYLLKNSGVENLIIQRVHYSVKKYLAKGKNLEFKWRQLWDHNGSTELLTHVMPFYSYDVPHTCGPDPKICCQFDFFRLPKFGLSCPWRVNPQVITDKNVAKRAELLLDQYRKKSQLFKSNVVLAPLGDDFRYSQSTEWDEQYDNYQRLFDYMNNNDNLHVKIQFGTLTDYFNAMKNELKDKELPKLSGDFFTYADRDDHYWSGYYTSRPYHKQLDRVLLSTLRASEILAAVGWANGYHNLIKNSLEKRLVDARQLHALFQHHDGVTGTAKDHVVIDYAKKMIKALNNSNHVLQIAAAHLLQHNKKPSPSFGLNEESKYLIMDEMRSHHTSIGERQTIIFIDNATPEKILIYNSLPRERKKVQSLIISMPFVRVTDRNGQSIECQISPIFISSATLSDSKYELSFLANVPGFGITTYFIYPVQRKALPSTSHIANIQIYNTAIPPNSVPAFERIQILPHTQEFSIGYKPELIATFSKSGFLKSLNIANTTFPVHLEFVKYGTVSAPRPQSGAYLFLPDKPKPDPLYTTNDWAIHVITGPIYSKVYLVLSHVRHTCTLFHSSGADGLGLHIINEVDISKTTNFELAMKFNTDIVSNDEFFTDLNGLNMIRRQRFSKLPIQANYYPLPAAGYIEDKRARLTILTGQPLGAASMGSGQFEIMQDRRLMQDDERGLEQGVTDNLNTKHKFIVILEKKKMSCKSSVPNNPAGMLSVGGHLAAEELLHPTIVMHPHESSSIDLNPYFSPLYTDLPIDISVISFRVFPLPDTTDKGIGVVLHRQPLDTCLGEESTFKRFNISSTGEINLAKFINISEHWTISETSLTFNSVGSTLKSPIIQLCPNQLLSVLFHQTQS from the exons atgaaaatgataaagttAATTCGCCGATATTTTAAATGGCTTGTTATCATCGGAATGGTGTCACtgatatcaatgattttaataacttatttTATGAtcgatgataaattattgaaaggTTTAAAAAGTTCAAAAGTTACTGTCGAAAATGATAACCCAATAAAACTGGAAAACCGTATATCAAAACTTGAAAATGatgttaatcataataaaaaagtgcTGAATGAGAtacaagaaatattatttcacaaaaaattgattgatacaaacaaaaaaaatgcacccttaaataaattattatatcaaaataatgttaataaaaatttaacctGTAATCATAATTCCCTTAAAATTCCAAATGTTGATATACAAATGTTAGACTTGTATCGACAATTAGACTTTGACAATCCAGATGGTGGTGTTTGGAAGCAAGGTTGGCCAATAACATATGATGAAAAGCAATGGAATACAACAAGAAAACTGAATGTTTTTGTTGTACCACATTCACATAATGATCCAGGCTGGTTAGagacatttgaaaaatattatgaacaCAAAACACAAAGAATATTGAGTAATATGGTTACCAAGTTATCTTATGACAAAAGACGTAAATTTATTTGGGcagaaatatcattttttaaactttggtGGGATGATCAATCAtcagatacaaaaaaattagtaaaacgGCTTATTGTTGATGGGCAATTAGAAATTGTTGGTGGTGGTTGGGTAATGCCAGACGAAGCTGTCTCTCACTGGTCAGCGCAACTTACTCAATTGACACAAGGCCATCAATGGCTTAAAGAAAATCTCGATTACATACCAATGTCAAGCTGGGCTATTGATCCTTTTGGTCTGTCTCCGACTATGCcatatttacttaaaaattctggtgttgaaaatttaattattcaacgtGTTCATTatagtgtaaaaaaatatctagccAAAGGTAAAAATCTTGAGTTTAAATGGCGACAATTGTGGGATCATAATGGCTCGACTGAGTTATTAACCCATGTTATGCCATTTTATAGTTATGATGTGCCTCATACATGTGGTCCGGATCCAAAAATTTGTtgtcaatttgattttttcagATTACCAAAATTTGGATTATCATGTCCTTGGCGGGTTAATCCACAAGTTATAACTGATAAAAATGTTGCAAAACGCGCTGAGCTTTTACTTGAtcagtatagaaaaaaatcacaattattTAAGTCAAATGTTGTTCTTGCACCACTTGGTGATGATTTTCGTTACAGTCAAAGTACTGAATGGGATGAAcaatatgataattatcaacgtttatttgattatatgAATAACAACGATAATCTACatgttaaaatacaatttggtACATTAACTGATTATTTTAATGCAATGAAGAATGAATTGAAAGATAAAGAATTACCAAAATTATCTGGTGATTTTTTTACGTATGCTGATCGGGATGATCATTATTGGAGTGGATATTACACATCAAGACCATATCATAAACAACTTGATCGTGTACTTTTAAGTACATTAAGAGCATCAGAAATACTTGCTGCAGTTGGTTGGGCAAATGgttatcataatttaataaaaaatagtttagaAAAACGTTTAGTTGATGCTAGACAATTGCATGCACTTTTTCAGCATCACGATGGAGTAACTGGAACAGCTAAAGATCATGTTGTTATTgattatgcaaaaaaaatgataaaagcacttaataattcaaatcatGTATTACAAATAGCTGCTGCACATTTATTACAACATAACAAAAAACCATCACCAAGTTTTGGTCTTAATGAagaatcaaaatatttaattatggaTGAAATGAGATCACATCATACAAGTATTGGAGAACGtcaaacaattatatttattgataatgcaacaccagaaaaaatattaatttataattcattacCACGAGAACGAAAAAAAGttcaaagtttaattatttcgaTGCCTTTTGTTAGAGTTACGGATAGAAATGGACAATCAATTGAATGTCAAATATCGCCTATATTTATTAGTTCAGCTACACTATCAGATTCAAAATATGAACTATCATTTTTAGCTAACGTACCTGGTTTTGGTATCactacatattttatttatcccgTTCAAAGAAAAGCACTACCATCAACTTCTCATATtgcaaatatacaaatttacaaTACTGCAATACCACCAAATTCTGTACCAGCATTTGAACGAATTCAAATATTACCTCATACACAAGAATTTTCAATTGGCTATAAACCAGAATTAATAGCAACATTCAGTAAATctggatttttaaaatctttaaatattgCCAACACAACATTTCCAGTTCATTTGGAATTTGTCAAGTATGGTACTGTTAGTGCGCCAAGACCACAAAGTGgtgcatatttatttttaccagaTAAACCAAAACCAGATCCACTTTATACAACAAACGATTGGGCCATTCATGTTATAACTGGAccaatttattcaaaagtttATCTTGTACTTTCTCATGTACGACATACGTGTACATTATTTCATTCATCCGGTGCCGATGGTCTTGGTCTTCATATTATCAATGAAGTTGATATATCgaaaacaacaaattttgaATTAGCTATGAAATTTAATACAGATATTGTATCTAACGATGaattttttactgatttaaATGGTTTAAATATGATTAGACGACAaagattttcaaaattaccaATACAGGCTAATTATTATCCACTACCAGCTGCAGGTTATATTGAAGACAAACGAGCTAGATTAACAATTTTAACAGGTCAACCTTTGGGTGCAGCATCGATGGGCTCTGGTCAATTCGAA ATAATGCAAGATCGTCGACTTATGCAAGATGATGAGCGTGGTCTTGAGCAAGGTGTCACTGATAATTTGAacacaaaacataaatttatagtaattttggagaaaaaaaaaatgtcatgtaAATCATCAGTACCAAATAACCCAGCAGGAATGTTATCAGTTGGTGGACATCTTGCTGCAGAAGAATTGCTTCATCCAACAATTGTTATGCACCCTCATGAGTCATCTTCAATAGATTTAAATCCATATTTTTCACCACTATACACTGATCTCCCAATTGACATTAGTGTAATAAGTTTTCGTGTTTTTCCACTGCCAGATACAACTGACAAAGGTATCGGTGTAGTGCTACATCGACAACCATTAGATACATGCTTGGGAGAAGAATCAACATTTAAACGTTTTAATATTAGTTCAACTGGTGAAATTAATCTTGCAAAGTTTATCAATATTAGTGAACATTGGACTATTTCCGAAACATCACTTACTTTTAACAGTGTTGGGTCAACTTTAAAATCaccaattattcaattatgcCCAAATCAACTTTTATctgttttatttcatcaaacaCAGTCTTAG